A window from Malania oleifera isolate guangnan ecotype guangnan chromosome 7, ASM2987363v1, whole genome shotgun sequence encodes these proteins:
- the LOC131159449 gene encoding uncharacterized protein LOC131159449 isoform X1: protein MGSPLISPTAPTITTTHASSSILHNSPHLPLSTATIAATTLPFLANLQISPSLAAIAPNPATSPLRLHCSFIISPNSLILSLISLLSSISSDHPLQPTSAVLTLTQLPLLSSSLSPATPQQPPRDHLQPPRLSETAGAPSGSLTAIILRSRSTRRYPPLSNSFISASPHSLGSVRLLGSWRPNTTQQLPPLFKHNTNPPVHSSRTQQQQQPPKHNSDHPALSSLGIADKGHQRFQSPDRPSEATTTLLAKFSPSLLGWIVGGIELNFSPGSGELSWKPCGCRTDIQ from the exons ATGGGTTCACCTCTCATCTCTCCCACGGCTCCGACAATAACCACCACCCACGCCAGCTCCTCCATTCTCCATAACTCTCCGCATCTGCCACTCTCCACAGCCACCATCGCGGCCACCACTCTTCCCTTCTTGGCCAACCTCCAGATCTCACCATCTCTCGCTGCCATAGCTCCGAACCCAGCCACCAGCCCTCTCCGCCTCCACTGTTCATTCATCATCTCTCCCAACTCCCTCATTCTTTCCCTCATCTCTCTTCTCTCATCCATTTCCTCAGACCACCCTTTGCAACCCACCTCCGCCGTCCTCACTCTCACCCAACTCCCCCTTCTCTCATCTTCCCTGTCACCTGCAACTCCACAGCAACCTCCACGTGACCACCTGCAACCACCACGACTCTCAGAAACCGCTGGAGCACCCTCAGGCTCACTCACGGCCATCATTCTCCGCTCCAGATCTACCCGCAGGTACCCCCCCCTCAGCAACAGTTTCATCTCTGCCTCTCCACACTCTCTCGGCTCAGTTCGTTTGCTGGGGAGCTGGAGGCCGAATACAACACAACAGCTCCCTCCTCTGTTCAAGCACAACACCAATCCTCCTGTTCACAGTAGCcgaacacagcagcagcagcaaccaCCCAAACACAACTCCGACCACCCTGCTCTCTCATCTCTCGGCATCGCAGACAAAGGGCATCAACGATTCCAG tcgccggatcgaccatctgaggccaccacgacgctcttggcgaagttctctccaagtttactagggtggattgtcggtgggatcgagttgaatttctccccaggttcagg ggagttgagttggaaaccctgcgggtgtaggaccgatattcagtag
- the LOC131159449 gene encoding uncharacterized protein LOC131159449 isoform X7 has product MGSPLISPTAPTITTTHASSSILHNSPHLPLSTATIAATTLPFLANLQISPSLAAIAPNPATSPLRLHCSFIISPNSLILSLISLLSSISSDHPLQPTSAVLTLTQLPLLSSSLSPATPQQPPRDHLQPPRLSETAGAPSGSLTAIILRSRSTRRYPPLSNSFISASPHSLGSVRLLGSWRPNTTQQLPPLFKHNTNPPVHSSRTQQQQQPPKHNSDHPALSSLGIADKGHQRFQHYKHFR; this is encoded by the coding sequence ATGGGTTCACCTCTCATCTCTCCCACGGCTCCGACAATAACCACCACCCACGCCAGCTCCTCCATTCTCCATAACTCTCCGCATCTGCCACTCTCCACAGCCACCATCGCGGCCACCACTCTTCCCTTCTTGGCCAACCTCCAGATCTCACCATCTCTCGCTGCCATAGCTCCGAACCCAGCCACCAGCCCTCTCCGCCTCCACTGTTCATTCATCATCTCTCCCAACTCCCTCATTCTTTCCCTCATCTCTCTTCTCTCATCCATTTCCTCAGACCACCCTTTGCAACCCACCTCCGCCGTCCTCACTCTCACCCAACTCCCCCTTCTCTCATCTTCCCTGTCACCTGCAACTCCACAGCAACCTCCACGTGACCACCTGCAACCACCACGACTCTCAGAAACCGCTGGAGCACCCTCAGGCTCACTCACGGCCATCATTCTCCGCTCCAGATCTACCCGCAGGTACCCCCCCCTCAGCAACAGTTTCATCTCTGCCTCTCCACACTCTCTCGGCTCAGTTCGTTTGCTGGGGAGCTGGAGGCCGAATACAACACAACAGCTCCCTCCTCTGTTCAAGCACAACACCAATCCTCCTGTTCACAGTAGCcgaacacagcagcagcagcaaccaCCCAAACACAACTCCGACCACCCTGCTCTCTCATCTCTCGGCATCGCAGACAAAGGGCATCAACGATTCCAG
- the LOC131159449 gene encoding uncharacterized protein LOC131159449 isoform X6: MGSPLISPTAPTITTTHASSSILHNSPHLPLSTATIAATTLPFLANLQISPSLAAIAPNPATSPLRLHCSFIISPNSLILSLISLLSSISSDHPLQPTSAVLTLTQLPLLSSSLSPATPQQPPRDHLQPPRLSETAGAPSGSLTAIILRSRSTRRYPPLSNSFISASPHSLGSVRLLGSWRPNTTQQLPPLFKHNTNPPVHSSRTQQQQQPPKHNSDHPALSSLGIADKGHQRFQVSMKTFL, from the coding sequence ATGGGTTCACCTCTCATCTCTCCCACGGCTCCGACAATAACCACCACCCACGCCAGCTCCTCCATTCTCCATAACTCTCCGCATCTGCCACTCTCCACAGCCACCATCGCGGCCACCACTCTTCCCTTCTTGGCCAACCTCCAGATCTCACCATCTCTCGCTGCCATAGCTCCGAACCCAGCCACCAGCCCTCTCCGCCTCCACTGTTCATTCATCATCTCTCCCAACTCCCTCATTCTTTCCCTCATCTCTCTTCTCTCATCCATTTCCTCAGACCACCCTTTGCAACCCACCTCCGCCGTCCTCACTCTCACCCAACTCCCCCTTCTCTCATCTTCCCTGTCACCTGCAACTCCACAGCAACCTCCACGTGACCACCTGCAACCACCACGACTCTCAGAAACCGCTGGAGCACCCTCAGGCTCACTCACGGCCATCATTCTCCGCTCCAGATCTACCCGCAGGTACCCCCCCCTCAGCAACAGTTTCATCTCTGCCTCTCCACACTCTCTCGGCTCAGTTCGTTTGCTGGGGAGCTGGAGGCCGAATACAACACAACAGCTCCCTCCTCTGTTCAAGCACAACACCAATCCTCCTGTTCACAGTAGCcgaacacagcagcagcagcaaccaCCCAAACACAACTCCGACCACCCTGCTCTCTCATCTCTCGGCATCGCAGACAAAGGGCATCAACGATTCCAG
- the LOC131159449 gene encoding uncharacterized protein LOC131159449 isoform X3 gives MGSPLISPTAPTITTTHASSSILHNSPHLPLSTATIAATTLPFLANLQISPSLAAIAPNPATSPLRLHCSFIISPNSLILSLISLLSSISSDHPLQPTSAVLTLTQLPLLSSSLSPATPQQPPRDHLQPPRLSETAGAPSGSLTAIILRSRSTRRYPPLSNSFISASPHSLGSVRLLGSWRPNTTQQLPPLFKHNTNPPVHSSRTQQQQQPPKHNSDHPALSSLGIADKGHQRFQAWPEGAVIQLGKECCKGLGQPCAN, from the coding sequence ATGGGTTCACCTCTCATCTCTCCCACGGCTCCGACAATAACCACCACCCACGCCAGCTCCTCCATTCTCCATAACTCTCCGCATCTGCCACTCTCCACAGCCACCATCGCGGCCACCACTCTTCCCTTCTTGGCCAACCTCCAGATCTCACCATCTCTCGCTGCCATAGCTCCGAACCCAGCCACCAGCCCTCTCCGCCTCCACTGTTCATTCATCATCTCTCCCAACTCCCTCATTCTTTCCCTCATCTCTCTTCTCTCATCCATTTCCTCAGACCACCCTTTGCAACCCACCTCCGCCGTCCTCACTCTCACCCAACTCCCCCTTCTCTCATCTTCCCTGTCACCTGCAACTCCACAGCAACCTCCACGTGACCACCTGCAACCACCACGACTCTCAGAAACCGCTGGAGCACCCTCAGGCTCACTCACGGCCATCATTCTCCGCTCCAGATCTACCCGCAGGTACCCCCCCCTCAGCAACAGTTTCATCTCTGCCTCTCCACACTCTCTCGGCTCAGTTCGTTTGCTGGGGAGCTGGAGGCCGAATACAACACAACAGCTCCCTCCTCTGTTCAAGCACAACACCAATCCTCCTGTTCACAGTAGCcgaacacagcagcagcagcaaccaCCCAAACACAACTCCGACCACCCTGCTCTCTCATCTCTCGGCATCGCAGACAAAGGGCATCAACGATTCCAG
- the LOC131159449 gene encoding uncharacterized protein LOC131159449 isoform X5, translating into MGSPLISPTAPTITTTHASSSILHNSPHLPLSTATIAATTLPFLANLQISPSLAAIAPNPATSPLRLHCSFIISPNSLILSLISLLSSISSDHPLQPTSAVLTLTQLPLLSSSLSPATPQQPPRDHLQPPRLSETAGAPSGSLTAIILRSRSTRRYPPLSNSFISASPHSLGSVRLLGSWRPNTTQQLPPLFKHNTNPPVHSSRTQQQQQPPKHNSDHPALSSLGIADKGHQRFQRDMQGWLRDREDD; encoded by the coding sequence ATGGGTTCACCTCTCATCTCTCCCACGGCTCCGACAATAACCACCACCCACGCCAGCTCCTCCATTCTCCATAACTCTCCGCATCTGCCACTCTCCACAGCCACCATCGCGGCCACCACTCTTCCCTTCTTGGCCAACCTCCAGATCTCACCATCTCTCGCTGCCATAGCTCCGAACCCAGCCACCAGCCCTCTCCGCCTCCACTGTTCATTCATCATCTCTCCCAACTCCCTCATTCTTTCCCTCATCTCTCTTCTCTCATCCATTTCCTCAGACCACCCTTTGCAACCCACCTCCGCCGTCCTCACTCTCACCCAACTCCCCCTTCTCTCATCTTCCCTGTCACCTGCAACTCCACAGCAACCTCCACGTGACCACCTGCAACCACCACGACTCTCAGAAACCGCTGGAGCACCCTCAGGCTCACTCACGGCCATCATTCTCCGCTCCAGATCTACCCGCAGGTACCCCCCCCTCAGCAACAGTTTCATCTCTGCCTCTCCACACTCTCTCGGCTCAGTTCGTTTGCTGGGGAGCTGGAGGCCGAATACAACACAACAGCTCCCTCCTCTGTTCAAGCACAACACCAATCCTCCTGTTCACAGTAGCcgaacacagcagcagcagcaaccaCCCAAACACAACTCCGACCACCCTGCTCTCTCATCTCTCGGCATCGCAGACAAAGGGCATCAACGATTCCAG
- the LOC131159449 gene encoding uncharacterized protein LOC131159449 isoform X4: MGSPLISPTAPTITTTHASSSILHNSPHLPLSTATIAATTLPFLANLQISPSLAAIAPNPATSPLRLHCSFIISPNSLILSLISLLSSISSDHPLQPTSAVLTLTQLPLLSSSLSPATPQQPPRDHLQPPRLSETAGAPSGSLTAIILRSRSTRRYPPLSNSFISASPHSLGSVRLLGSWRPNTTQQLPPLFKHNTNPPVHSSRTQQQQQPPKHNSDHPALSSLGIADKGHQRFQVTQRDMQGGLRDRGDD, encoded by the coding sequence ATGGGTTCACCTCTCATCTCTCCCACGGCTCCGACAATAACCACCACCCACGCCAGCTCCTCCATTCTCCATAACTCTCCGCATCTGCCACTCTCCACAGCCACCATCGCGGCCACCACTCTTCCCTTCTTGGCCAACCTCCAGATCTCACCATCTCTCGCTGCCATAGCTCCGAACCCAGCCACCAGCCCTCTCCGCCTCCACTGTTCATTCATCATCTCTCCCAACTCCCTCATTCTTTCCCTCATCTCTCTTCTCTCATCCATTTCCTCAGACCACCCTTTGCAACCCACCTCCGCCGTCCTCACTCTCACCCAACTCCCCCTTCTCTCATCTTCCCTGTCACCTGCAACTCCACAGCAACCTCCACGTGACCACCTGCAACCACCACGACTCTCAGAAACCGCTGGAGCACCCTCAGGCTCACTCACGGCCATCATTCTCCGCTCCAGATCTACCCGCAGGTACCCCCCCCTCAGCAACAGTTTCATCTCTGCCTCTCCACACTCTCTCGGCTCAGTTCGTTTGCTGGGGAGCTGGAGGCCGAATACAACACAACAGCTCCCTCCTCTGTTCAAGCACAACACCAATCCTCCTGTTCACAGTAGCcgaacacagcagcagcagcaaccaCCCAAACACAACTCCGACCACCCTGCTCTCTCATCTCTCGGCATCGCAGACAAAGGGCATCAACGATTCCAG